In Chryseobacterium gotjawalense, the following are encoded in one genomic region:
- a CDS encoding GYDIA family GHMP kinase, translating into MIFSHGKLLLTSEYVVLDGALALALPTKWGQEFFVSENPDGKSLVHWTALHQGKPWLKLTMNYRTGTILNTNIPGSAEFILKVLMKVKALSDSQLKSDTSYSIKTDLQFPANFGLGSSSTLMNNLAQWAAVDAFRLNESCLGGSGYDIAVAQEKSAILYQNQPERIIQKIDFDPVFKKDLIFIHLNQKQNSREGINLYRSREKSAELIEEFSQITRQVLEAKSLENFSELMVLHENKLSDFLGIETVKEKHFENCPSFVKSLGAWGGDFVMSSKFLGFEDYFRGKGFSTVFAYEDLIY; encoded by the coding sequence ATGATTTTTTCCCATGGAAAATTATTGCTCACCTCTGAATATGTCGTCCTCGATGGCGCCTTGGCTCTTGCTCTTCCTACAAAATGGGGGCAGGAGTTTTTTGTTTCAGAAAACCCCGATGGAAAATCTTTAGTTCATTGGACAGCACTTCATCAGGGGAAACCTTGGTTGAAGTTGACGATGAATTATCGTACTGGAACCATTCTCAATACGAATATTCCCGGGTCAGCGGAATTTATTTTAAAGGTTTTAATGAAAGTTAAAGCACTTTCCGATTCTCAATTAAAAAGTGACACTTCTTATTCAATAAAGACGGATTTACAGTTTCCTGCGAATTTCGGTTTGGGGAGCAGTTCTACTTTAATGAATAATTTGGCGCAATGGGCAGCAGTCGACGCTTTCAGACTCAATGAATCCTGTTTGGGAGGAAGCGGTTATGATATTGCTGTGGCACAGGAAAAGTCTGCGATTCTCTACCAAAATCAACCTGAAAGGATTATTCAGAAAATCGATTTTGATCCCGTTTTTAAAAAGGATTTAATTTTCATTCATCTCAATCAAAAGCAAAACAGCCGGGAAGGCATTAATCTCTATCGGTCCAGAGAAAAATCAGCTGAACTCATTGAAGAATTTTCGCAAATTACCCGTCAGGTTTTAGAAGCGAAGTCTTTAGAAAATTTTTCAGAATTAATGGTTCTTCACGAAAATAAATTAAGTGATTTCCTCGGAATTGAAACGGTAAAAGAAAAACATTTCGAAAACTGCCCAAGTTTCGTGAAAAGTTTAGGAGCTTGGGGAGGAGATTTTGTGATGAGTTCAAAGTTTTTAGGTTTTGAGGATTATTTTCGGGGAAAGGGTTTTTCCACTGTCTTTGCGTATGAGGATTTAATTTACTGA
- the fabD gene encoding ACP S-malonyltransferase, which yields MKALVFPGQGSQYVGMGKELYESRKDIKDLMDSANKILGFDILSVMFNGTEEDLKKTEVTQPAIFIYSVAALKTALNGVAPEMVAGHSLGEFSALVANGVLSFEDGLKLVSTRAKAMQEACDANPSSMAAILGLADDVVERICEETPGIVVPANYNCPGQLVISGETAAVELACQNMKNAGAKRALMLPVNGAFHSPLMQPAQEKLAEAIHNTKFYKPTMPVYQNITTTAVTDPEEIKLNLIAQLTGPVKWTQSVQNMIQRGATSFVEVGPGKTLQGLIKKINNTVEVSSAI from the coding sequence ATGAAAGCACTTGTATTTCCTGGACAAGGTTCACAATATGTCGGGATGGGAAAAGAATTATATGAATCCCGTAAAGACATCAAGGATTTGATGGATTCCGCCAATAAAATTTTAGGATTCGATATTCTTTCGGTCATGTTTAACGGCACAGAAGAAGATCTGAAAAAAACCGAAGTTACGCAGCCTGCGATATTCATCTACTCGGTTGCTGCCCTGAAAACTGCCCTGAACGGTGTCGCACCGGAAATGGTTGCCGGCCATTCTTTGGGCGAATTTTCTGCGTTAGTGGCCAACGGAGTTTTAAGTTTTGAAGACGGTTTGAAGTTGGTTTCTACGCGTGCAAAAGCAATGCAGGAAGCGTGTGACGCCAACCCAAGTTCCATGGCAGCGATCCTCGGTCTTGCTGATGATGTTGTAGAAAGAATCTGCGAAGAAACTCCCGGAATCGTGGTTCCTGCCAATTACAACTGTCCTGGACAATTGGTGATTTCAGGCGAAACCGCAGCGGTAGAACTGGCTTGCCAAAACATGAAAAATGCGGGTGCAAAACGCGCCTTAATGCTTCCTGTAAACGGCGCTTTTCACTCTCCTTTGATGCAGCCCGCACAGGAAAAATTAGCTGAAGCCATTCACAATACCAAGTTCTATAAGCCGACAATGCCGGTTTACCAAAACATCACTACAACCGCAGTGACTGATCCTGAAGAAATTAAACTTAATCTGATCGCACAGTTAACGGGACCGGTAAAATGGACTCAGTCTGTACAGAATATGATTCAGAGAGGGGCGACTTCTTTCGTGGAAGTGGGTCCTGGAAAAACTTTGCAGGGATTAATTAAAAAAATTAATAATACCGTAGAAGTTTCTTCTGCCATTTAA
- a CDS encoding amino acid ABC transporter substrate-binding protein, whose amino-acid sequence MIKKFFILAGLTAIAGLSAQKTHTVVKGDTPYNIAKRYSMTVDDLVKLNPSSKDGKVSVGDILLINRSAATAVSTPQKAASSVGKLGKIILKPKQTVYGITKQYQISETELRNLNPELDSHLKIGDEVTLPLANIQKFGDAQQAAVAVAAPAKTVSQPDPEPAKTPAAVTVEVKDENAYTVQPKDNYYKLSRKFNLNQKELFALNPGLEEKGLQPGDVIQVKGMGSSEQAKSEVQTVAVSQSASPSTYSTTSVADDYVTYTVQAGDTVFGILNKFGITLDDLLSLNPNLSQGLKSGMVLKIKKLDSAYVKKSGNALNVVIMLPFGFDSNDSKYRTLSLDFLAGAKLAIEQNTKSGKNLDIKIIDAGSEKSFINSLTQINRDNTDLIIGPFFKSNVLQVLDYVKSSKIPVVAPFANSEDLLSYQNLIIIETSDFVYADRIVKEVKDAFSDQKIYIVADADQTYAKYLETNLKKNLKNANVILVKSAADIQPDQNMMTGKPAPVIAILANKNDEAGDAFANRMIVLSKEVVGLKSFSMYYSPMFEKKVDELSQSNLVYLMDRKIDTDGVFEKQILEAYKKKYCKTPSKYAVIGFDVVNDMLSRENKKGEIFKQMNKVQTQLATKFEFEKTKNGAYVNKGYRVIRLIPN is encoded by the coding sequence ATGATCAAAAAGTTTTTTATTTTAGCTGGTCTCACAGCAATAGCAGGTTTGTCTGCCCAGAAAACCCATACTGTGGTGAAGGGAGATACTCCTTATAATATCGCGAAAAGATACAGCATGACCGTTGATGATTTGGTGAAATTAAATCCCAGTTCAAAAGACGGTAAAGTGTCGGTTGGCGATATTTTGCTGATCAACAGGTCGGCCGCAACTGCCGTTTCTACACCGCAAAAAGCTGCATCATCTGTCGGTAAATTAGGAAAAATTATCCTAAAACCGAAGCAAACCGTTTACGGAATTACCAAGCAATATCAGATTTCCGAAACGGAGTTAAGAAACTTGAATCCTGAACTGGATTCCCACCTGAAAATCGGTGACGAAGTAACTTTACCATTAGCCAATATTCAGAAATTTGGTGACGCTCAACAAGCTGCTGTTGCAGTAGCTGCACCTGCAAAAACGGTTTCACAACCAGATCCCGAACCTGCAAAAACACCTGCAGCCGTGACAGTTGAGGTAAAAGACGAAAACGCTTATACCGTTCAGCCAAAAGACAATTACTATAAATTATCCCGCAAATTTAATTTAAATCAAAAAGAACTTTTCGCACTGAATCCAGGTTTAGAAGAAAAGGGACTGCAGCCTGGTGATGTTATTCAGGTAAAAGGAATGGGATCTTCTGAGCAAGCGAAGTCAGAAGTACAAACGGTGGCCGTTTCACAGAGTGCTTCCCCGTCCACTTATTCTACAACATCGGTTGCAGATGATTATGTAACGTATACCGTTCAGGCAGGCGATACCGTATTCGGGATTTTAAATAAATTCGGAATCACGCTGGATGATTTATTGTCTTTGAACCCGAACTTATCGCAAGGTTTGAAATCCGGAATGGTTTTGAAAATTAAGAAATTGGATTCTGCCTATGTTAAGAAATCCGGAAATGCGCTGAATGTGGTAATTATGCTTCCTTTTGGTTTTGACAGCAATGATTCGAAATACAGAACTTTGTCTCTGGACTTTCTGGCCGGCGCAAAATTAGCCATTGAACAAAATACAAAAAGCGGTAAAAATCTGGATATCAAGATAATTGATGCCGGAAGCGAGAAAAGTTTTATAAATTCTTTAACGCAGATCAATAGAGATAATACTGATTTAATTATCGGCCCGTTTTTTAAGTCAAATGTTTTGCAGGTTCTGGATTATGTTAAAAGCAGCAAAATACCTGTGGTAGCACCTTTCGCCAATTCAGAAGATCTGTTGTCTTACCAGAATCTGATTATTATTGAAACCAGTGATTTCGTGTATGCAGACCGGATTGTGAAGGAAGTAAAAGATGCCTTCTCCGATCAGAAAATCTATATCGTTGCAGACGCAGATCAAACCTATGCAAAGTATCTGGAAACCAATCTGAAAAAGAATTTAAAAAACGCAAATGTTATTTTGGTAAAATCGGCCGCCGATATTCAGCCTGATCAAAATATGATGACCGGTAAACCCGCGCCTGTTATTGCCATTTTAGCAAATAAAAATGATGAAGCCGGAGATGCATTTGCCAACAGAATGATTGTTCTTTCCAAAGAAGTCGTTGGACTGAAATCTTTCAGCATGTACTATTCTCCAATGTTTGAGAAAAAGGTAGATGAATTGAGCCAAAGTAATCTGGTGTATTTAATGGACCGGAAAATAGATACCGACGGCGTTTTCGAAAAACAAATTCTGGAAGCTTACAAAAAGAAATATTGTAAAACTCCTTCAAAATACGCGGTCATCGGGTTTGATGTCGTCAATGATATGTTGAGCCGCGAGAATAAAAAAGGAGAAATTTTCAAACAAATGAATAAAGTGCAAACACAGTTGGCTACAAAGTTTGAATTTGAAAAGACAAAAAACGGAGCATACGTCAACAAAGGATACCGCGTGATACGGCTGATTCCTAATTAA
- the bshC gene encoding bacillithiol biosynthesis cysteine-adding enzyme BshC, giving the protein MKKLTNIPFVEIESIPLLIKDFLTQKIPGFEAKFFNLENIEKQVHIKRQSFSEDKRKVLCEVLQNQYADFEQSENQQSNLEKLELSETFTVTTGHQLNLFTGPVFFIYKILQTIKLAEFLNEKFQTTYFVPLFWLASEDHDFEEINHFKTENHYYETKAKSGGAVGRITVEDDFFISQFEEEFKDSVFGTELILLLKRAYKKGNTLSQATRIIVHELFADYGLLIIDGDGAKLKTEMKTLFKNELVHQDLFETTKNTVDFLSEKYGKVQVNPREINLFYLSETRDRIAFEQDQFVLADKDRSFSKEEILNELENHPERFSPNALMRPVYQETILPNIAYIGGNAEIMYWLELRDYFGKLGLPFPILIPRNSMLMIAEKTVSKAENLDVKINDFFKNFAAVTNHILLNDNEILPLLNQQETQLKDQFVRLKAKAGSTEKTFANLVEAEQTRQLKSFDRMRKRLLRAEKIKQSEKLERLENLFLKIHPGNTWQERTYNFSVFYSDFGNEWLHNCYDALEVENSELIIFTI; this is encoded by the coding sequence TTGAAAAAATTAACCAACATCCCGTTTGTAGAAATTGAAAGCATCCCTTTGTTGATCAAAGATTTTCTGACGCAAAAAATTCCCGGCTTCGAAGCAAAGTTTTTTAACCTCGAAAATATCGAAAAACAGGTTCACATAAAACGCCAGTCTTTTTCCGAAGACAAAAGAAAAGTACTTTGTGAGGTTTTGCAGAATCAATATGCAGATTTTGAGCAATCAGAAAATCAGCAATCCAATCTCGAGAAGTTAGAGTTATCAGAAACTTTTACGGTAACCACGGGGCATCAGCTGAATCTTTTTACAGGACCCGTTTTCTTCATTTATAAAATTTTGCAGACGATAAAACTGGCTGAGTTTTTAAATGAAAAGTTTCAGACTACCTATTTTGTTCCCCTTTTTTGGCTGGCTTCGGAAGATCATGATTTCGAAGAAATTAATCATTTCAAAACAGAAAATCATTATTACGAAACCAAGGCAAAGTCAGGTGGCGCAGTCGGCAGAATTACGGTGGAAGATGACTTTTTCATTTCTCAATTTGAAGAAGAATTTAAAGATTCGGTTTTCGGGACTGAACTGATTTTATTGTTAAAGCGCGCTTATAAAAAGGGAAATACGCTTTCACAAGCAACCAGAATAATTGTACATGAGCTTTTTGCGGATTATGGTTTATTGATTATCGATGGAGATGGAGCGAAATTGAAAACGGAAATGAAGACGCTTTTCAAAAACGAATTAGTCCATCAGGATTTATTTGAAACCACAAAAAATACCGTTGATTTCTTAAGCGAAAAATACGGGAAAGTACAGGTCAATCCGCGCGAAATCAATCTGTTTTATCTTTCAGAAACACGGGACAGGATTGCTTTTGAACAGGACCAATTTGTTCTCGCTGATAAAGACAGATCTTTTAGTAAAGAGGAAATTTTAAACGAATTAGAAAATCATCCGGAACGGTTCAGTCCGAATGCTTTGATGCGACCGGTTTATCAGGAAACCATTTTGCCGAATATTGCCTACATCGGGGGGAATGCTGAAATCATGTATTGGCTGGAACTGCGGGATTATTTTGGAAAACTCGGTCTTCCTTTCCCTATCCTTATTCCAAGAAATTCAATGTTGATGATTGCTGAAAAAACGGTTTCAAAGGCTGAAAACTTAGATGTAAAAATTAATGATTTTTTCAAAAATTTTGCAGCCGTTACCAATCATATTTTATTAAACGACAATGAAATTCTACCCCTGTTAAATCAACAGGAAACACAATTAAAAGACCAGTTCGTCCGTTTGAAAGCAAAAGCAGGATCAACGGAGAAAACCTTTGCGAATCTCGTGGAAGCAGAACAAACCCGACAGTTGAAATCTTTTGACCGAATGAGAAAAAGACTGCTGCGTGCCGAGAAAATCAAACAAAGTGAAAAACTCGAGCGCTTAGAAAATTTATTTCTCAAGATCCATCCGGGAAACACCTGGCAGGAAAGAACTTATAATTTCTCTGTCTTTTACTCAGACTTTGGCAATGAGTGGCTTCATAATTGTTATGACGCATTGGAGGTTGAAAACTCAGAATTAATAATTTTTACTATTTAA
- a CDS encoding putative porin, with protein sequence MRFILFCIFLFCYNLDAQIVNKTDANRVKPGDTLVIDSGFKDSLKIFKPTIYDYTYRTQFSEKKIFDTVFTHDKTFIFSQYNNRDNFGKVQFANVGSGFNPLVFEVDTEQNLSLLPTNKSYFIKGIKEIRYYDVKTPTAAFIYHNSVRNGAVLQSTYTQNIGKEFNFAVEYTGLRSQGHYLNSLASNNEVLFSGHYLSKNGKYEAFAHFIHQNVNNQENGGIADLDLFLNGNSDFNNRENLQVNLSGSNSQFAYRRYYFSHEFKPFNSEKFPFKIRHTIFSQTNKYYYNQSSPERYYFSDPSELFDYPASSKKYSTNLSNTVSILFDKENFKLDAGVRHQMIKLGVGTAFPAALGFPQELSENRIGAVGNLVVKLWDKIALNSNLEFSTGKEFGSFVRSQNVVRFEPIPDYFVNAKVNFQSASPSFNLLLNPSVYKKFNYYFADPKNQSITEIGGDLNLKWFKSSVFANYFRIDNYAYLNAEALPQQSSSSVNISQIGGEATFSYGKFHLNPKVLFQGAIGNKDLLPMPNFVGRANLFYQTKAFKNAAEIQAGVKVYYFSKFASREFFPVLNEFILPNENSYAIGGQPIADVYFNMKVKRMFFFIEAQHLNTTFMKNKSFTAPYYPLYDFRLNLGIVWYLFS encoded by the coding sequence ATGAGATTCATCCTTTTCTGCATATTTCTTTTTTGCTATAACCTTGATGCACAGATTGTCAACAAAACCGACGCTAATCGTGTGAAACCCGGCGACACCTTAGTTATCGATTCGGGCTTCAAAGATTCACTGAAAATTTTTAAACCAACCATTTACGATTATACCTACAGAACGCAGTTTTCTGAGAAGAAAATCTTTGATACGGTTTTTACCCACGACAAAACTTTTATATTTTCCCAATACAACAACCGGGATAATTTCGGCAAAGTTCAGTTCGCCAATGTCGGTTCAGGATTTAATCCTTTGGTATTTGAAGTAGACACCGAGCAAAACCTGTCGCTGCTTCCCACCAATAAATCTTATTTTATTAAAGGAATTAAGGAGATACGTTACTATGATGTAAAAACACCAACCGCCGCATTTATTTATCATAATTCGGTGCGGAATGGCGCGGTACTGCAATCCACCTACACCCAGAATATTGGCAAAGAATTCAACTTTGCCGTAGAATATACCGGACTTCGCTCACAAGGCCATTATTTAAACTCCTTGGCTTCCAATAATGAAGTCCTGTTTTCCGGACACTACCTTTCTAAAAACGGGAAATACGAAGCCTTTGCGCATTTTATTCATCAGAATGTCAACAATCAGGAGAATGGTGGAATCGCCGATCTGGATTTGTTTCTCAATGGAAATTCTGATTTTAACAACCGCGAAAATCTTCAGGTTAACCTGAGCGGTTCCAATTCACAGTTTGCTTACCGACGGTATTATTTCAGCCATGAATTCAAACCTTTCAATTCCGAAAAGTTTCCGTTTAAAATCCGGCATACCATTTTCAGTCAGACGAATAAATATTATTACAATCAATCTTCGCCGGAGCGCTATTACTTCAGCGATCCTTCGGAATTGTTTGATTATCCAGCCTCTTCAAAAAAATATTCAACAAATTTGAGCAATACGGTAAGCATCCTGTTTGATAAAGAAAACTTTAAGTTAGATGCAGGAGTTCGCCATCAAATGATCAAACTGGGAGTTGGTACGGCTTTTCCGGCTGCTTTGGGTTTTCCTCAGGAACTTTCGGAAAACAGAATTGGTGCCGTTGGAAATTTGGTGGTGAAACTTTGGGATAAAATAGCACTAAATTCAAATCTGGAATTCTCCACCGGAAAAGAATTCGGCAGTTTTGTCCGTTCTCAAAACGTGGTTCGGTTTGAACCCATTCCCGATTATTTTGTAAATGCTAAAGTGAACTTTCAGTCGGCTTCACCAAGTTTTAATTTGCTGCTCAATCCTTCGGTTTATAAAAAATTTAATTATTATTTTGCAGACCCGAAAAATCAAAGCATTACCGAAATTGGTGGTGACCTGAATTTAAAATGGTTTAAAAGCAGCGTTTTTGCCAATTATTTCAGAATCGATAATTATGCTTATTTGAATGCAGAAGCGCTGCCACAGCAGAGTTCTTCCTCAGTGAATATTTCACAGATCGGTGGCGAAGCAACATTTTCTTATGGTAAATTCCATCTCAATCCGAAAGTGCTTTTCCAAGGTGCCATCGGAAACAAAGATCTTTTGCCGATGCCTAATTTCGTAGGAAGAGCCAATCTTTTTTACCAAACCAAAGCCTTTAAAAACGCTGCCGAAATTCAAGCCGGAGTTAAAGTTTATTATTTTTCCAAGTTTGCCTCGCGTGAATTTTTCCCGGTGTTGAATGAATTTATTTTGCCTAATGAAAATTCGTACGCGATTGGTGGCCAGCCAATTGCCGATGTTTATTTTAATATGAAAGTGAAAAGAATGTTTTTCTTCATCGAAGCGCAGCACCTCAATACTACCTTTATGAAGAATAAGTCATTTACCGCACCTTATTATCCGTTGTATGATTTCCGGTTGAATCTTGGAATCGTATGGTATCTTTTTAGCTAA
- a CDS encoding RagB/SusD family nutrient uptake outer membrane protein has translation MKKLSILLFACSLFLTSCNRALEAESVASLDANSTLSTEDVDKLLTGAYKRIMEPSGYPYFSIMATEVMADNYKPVKFQFIQLQYLFEHVVPPGDILLSYYYKDFYTAISRANTIIKVPSSSASQIGKAKYVRALSYLRLYDLYEGVPIVDENTAPGPIAVSSGADVLDFIIADLKAAKGSIEPFNASNASLVQLTPTKEAAQALLARVLRIKGDINAAGVEAEELIKSGKFSIANNPKENASEVILKFAGNKAEENGSWGWIMSYDASTWNCFAASDDLLALLGANDTRKTMFDIAEAPSTGGFVFSNKYSPNDDSDLLISRIPEMYLISAEAGNKNRLAELQNVRKSNLSLDNERRVELSFEWVRWQDLKLKGEKYKLPFPQGAMDANDLLH, from the coding sequence ATGAAAAAACTAAGTATATTATTATTTGCATGCAGTTTATTTTTAACCTCATGTAACAGAGCGTTGGAAGCGGAATCTGTTGCGTCACTTGATGCAAACTCAACACTTTCGACAGAGGATGTTGACAAATTATTGACAGGAGCTTATAAAAGAATTATGGAGCCGAGTGGTTATCCTTATTTCAGCATTATGGCTACTGAAGTTATGGCAGACAATTATAAGCCGGTTAAATTTCAATTCATTCAGCTTCAGTATTTATTCGAACATGTAGTACCTCCGGGAGATATTTTATTAAGTTATTATTATAAAGACTTTTATACAGCGATCTCAAGAGCGAATACTATTATTAAAGTACCTTCTTCTTCAGCTTCACAAATTGGTAAAGCTAAATATGTAAGAGCGCTTTCATACTTAAGACTTTATGACTTGTATGAAGGAGTTCCTATTGTTGATGAAAATACGGCTCCTGGTCCCATTGCAGTAAGCTCAGGTGCGGACGTGTTAGATTTTATTATTGCAGATTTAAAAGCAGCAAAAGGAAGTATTGAGCCATTCAATGCATCTAACGCTTCTTTAGTTCAGTTAACACCAACCAAGGAAGCTGCTCAAGCTCTTTTGGCCAGAGTTTTAAGAATAAAAGGAGATATTAACGCTGCAGGTGTAGAAGCTGAGGAACTGATTAAAAGTGGAAAATTTAGCATTGCTAATAATCCTAAAGAGAATGCATCGGAAGTGATTTTAAAATTCGCTGGTAATAAAGCTGAAGAGAATGGATCTTGGGGATGGATAATGAGTTACGATGCCAGCACATGGAACTGTTTCGCGGCTTCAGATGATTTGTTAGCTTTGTTAGGAGCAAATGACACGAGAAAAACCATGTTCGATATCGCAGAAGCACCATCTACTGGAGGTTTTGTTTTCTCCAATAAATATAGTCCAAATGATGACTCTGACCTCTTAATTTCTAGAATTCCCGAAATGTATTTAATTTCTGCAGAGGCGGGAAATAAAAATAGATTAGCAGAATTACAGAATGTAAGAAAATCAAATCTTTCATTAGATAATGAGAGAAGAGTTGAGTTATCTTTCGAATGGGTAAGATGGCAAGACTTGAAACTTAAAGGTGAAAAATATAAATTACCTTTCCCTCAAGGAGCAATGGATGCTAATGATTTATTGCATTAA